The Thermodesulfobacteriota bacterium nucleotide sequence GCGGACCTGGTGCGCGGGTTCGTCACGACGCCGCTGGAGCGCGCCATCGCCGCGGCGGACGGCATCGAGTACATGGAATCGCAGAGCGCCCTCGGCCTCTCCACGATCACCGTGCGCCTGCGCCTCAATTACGATTCCACCAAGGCGCTGGCGGAGATCGGCTCCAAGGTGGACCAGGTGCGGAGGGACCTTCCCCCGGAGGCGGAGGTCCCGACCATCAACATCGAGTCCGCGGACAGCCGGTTCGCGTCGGCGTACCTCAGTTTCAGCTCCGGCATCCTCCAGCAGAACGAGATCACCGACTACCTCACGCGCGTCGTCCAGCCGCGCCTGTCCGCCCTGCGGGGCGTGCAGCGAGCGGACATCCTCGGCGCGCGCACCTTCGCCATGCGCATCTGGCTCAAGCCCGACCGGATGGCGGCGCTCGGCATCAGCCCGGCGCAGGTACGACGAGCCCTGGCGGCGAACAACTTCCTGGCCGCCCTCGGCCGGAGCAAGGGGGAGTACATCCAGGTCAACCTCACCGCCGACACCAACCTCGAGACGGCCGGCGAGTTCCGGCGGCTGGTGGTGCGGGAGCGGAACGGGGTGGTGGTCCGGCTCGACGACATCGCAGACGTGGCGCTGGGGGCGGAGGATTACGACACCGAGGTCCGATTCTCCGGGCAGACCGCGGTGTTCATGGGGATCTGGCCGCTTCCGAACGCCAACGCGCTCGACGTCATCAAGCTGGTGCGGAGGGAGATGGAATCGATCCGGGAGGAGCTGCCGACCGGGATGGACGCCCGCGTGGCCTACGACGCCACCGACTACATCTCGAGCGCCATCCGCGAGGTGCTCAAGACGCTCGGCGACACGCTGGCGATCGTCATGATCGTCATCTTCCTGTTCATCGGCTCCTTCCGCGCGGTGCTGGTCCCGGCCATCGCGATCCCGCTGTCGCTGGTCGGCGGCGTGTTCCTGATGCAGGCCTTCGGGTTCACCCTGAACCTGCTCACCCTGCTGGCCATCGTCCTTTCGGTCGGCCTTGTCGTCGACGACGCCATCGTCGTGCTGGAGAACGCGGAGCGCCACATCCGGGGGGGGATGACGCCGCTGGACGCGGCGCTGACCGGGGCCCGCGAGCTGGTCGGACCGGTCATCGCCATGACCGTCACGCTTGCGACGGTGTACCTGCCGATCGGCATCCAGGGGGGGCTGACCGGGTCGCTCTTCCGGGAGTTCGCCTTCACCCTGGCGGGAACGGTCGCCATCTCCGGGATCGTCGCGCTCACCCTCTCCCCGCTCATGTCGGCCCGGCTGCTGAAGCCGGACGTGGAGGAGCACGGTCTGGCCCGCCGGATCTCGCGCGATTTCGAGCGGCTGAAGAGCGTATATGGCCGCCTGCTCGACAGGACGCTCGCTGCGCGGCCGGCGGTGTACACGGTGTGGATCGCCGTCTCCCTCGCGGGGGCGCCGATGTTCCTCATGTCGGCCAAGGAGCTGGCGCCGATGGAGGACCAGGGCGTCATCTTCGGCATCCTCGACGCGTCCGCCGAATCCACCCTGGACCAGAACAGCCTCTTCGCCGCCGAGGTTAACCGGGTCTTCATGAGCGAGCCGGAAACGGAATACACCTTCCAGGTGACCTTTCCGAGCTTCGGATTCGGCGGGATGGTCGTCAAGCCGTGGGATCAACGGGAGCGCGACATCTTCAAGATCCTGCCGAGCGTCCAGGAGAAGCTGCAGAAGATCCCCGGCATCCGGATCTTCCCGACGACCCCTCCCGCCCTGCCGGGAGGCGGCGATTTCCCCGTCGAGTTCATCCTCGCGTCGACGGCGGAAACCG carries:
- a CDS encoding efflux RND transporter permease subunit yields the protein MKFTDLFIRRPVLAIVVNLLIVIAGIQAMRTVNVRQYPRSENATVTVTTVYVGASADLVRGFVTTPLERAIAAADGIEYMESQSALGLSTITVRLRLNYDSTKALAEIGSKVDQVRRDLPPEAEVPTINIESADSRFASAYLSFSSGILQQNEITDYLTRVVQPRLSALRGVQRADILGARTFAMRIWLKPDRMAALGISPAQVRRALAANNFLAALGRSKGEYIQVNLTADTNLETAGEFRRLVVRERNGVVVRLDDIADVALGAEDYDTEVRFSGQTAVFMGIWPLPNANALDVIKLVRREMESIREELPTGMDARVAYDATDYISSAIREVLKTLGDTLAIVMIVIFLFIGSFRAVLVPAIAIPLSLVGGVFLMQAFGFTLNLLTLLAIVLSVGLVVDDAIVVLENAERHIRGGMTPLDAALTGARELVGPVIAMTVTLATVYLPIGIQGGLTGSLFREFAFTLAGTVAISGIVALTLSPLMSARLLKPDVEEHGLARRISRDFERLKSVYGRLLDRTLAARPAVYTVWIAVSLAGAPMFLMSAKELAPMEDQGVIFGILDASAESTLDQNSLFAAEVNRVFMSEPETEYTFQVTFPSFGFGGMVVKPWDQRERDIFKILPSVQEKLQKIPGIRIFPTTPPALPGGGDFPVEFILASTAETGQILEFAERLREKAIGSGMFAFPPLIDVKVDQPQTEFVIDRDKVASLGLNLEAVAGDLAGLVGGDFVNRFDISGRSYKVIPQIQRIGRLNPSQLRDVHVTGPNGGLIPLSTIADLRDSVVPRSLNRFQQLNAVKISGVAVRPLDEALRFLEDEAGKILPRGYVIDYTGESRQLRTEGAKFLPAFNLAILLIFLVLAAQFNSFRDPFVILAGSVPLAVFGALLFTFLKIPDPNVPFWTSGWTTTLNIYSQVGLVTLVGLVSKNGILIVEFANKLQLQGESKQAAVRQAALIRLRPILMTSAATIAGHFPLTLVSGAGAAARNSIGLVLVGGMFVGTLFTLFVVPSIYMLVARDHAGSR